The following is a genomic window from Opitutaceae bacterium.
TCGACGCCAGCGACGGCGGCGCGCAGCGCCTCGGCGTCCGTCTGCTCCAGAACATAGGGTGAGTTGAAGAGGAATTTCATCGCGGAAAATCAGGTGCGTTCGCCCGAGCTGGGAACAAAGCGGAATCGCTCCAATGTTTCGGTCGTAAGGCTGACTCCAAGGCCAGGCGAGGTTGGGAGGCCGACCCTGCCCTCGTTCACGCCAAACGGATCCATCATGATTGCCCGCTGGATCGTAGAGGCAGCCTGGACGTGCTCGAGCCAGTCGACTGAATGCGACGCGGCTGCGAGATGCCAGGACGCTGCGAGGGACGGACCCATGGACGCGCCGGTGTGGATGGCGGTTGAAAGATTCGATGCCTCGGCGTGATGGACGACACGGACGGTTTCCTGCAGACCGCCGACGAAGCCGATGTCCGGCTGGATGACATGCACGCAGCCGCGAGCGATCAAGTCGTGGAACTGGTCGAGGCCGCAGAGGCTCTCGCCGCCGGCGATCGGGATCTGCGAGCGGTTGCGCAGTTCGACGTAGCCGTCGATGTTCGTGTAAGCCAGCGGCTCCTCGTAGAAGCGCAGGCGGTACGGTGCGAGCGCCTCGGCGATGGCGACGGCCTCGCTGACCGGGATGGGATTCGGCACACCGCCCTGGTGGCCGTCGATCGCGAGGTCGATGTCGGCGCCGAACTCGCGCCGCAGACGCGTGAACAGCTCGGTGAGCCGGTCGAGCTTCTGCGCGTGCTGGAACGGCACGGGCTTCATGCGCGTCTGGTGGCCAGGCTGGGATGACGCCGGCCACTCGTAGAAACCGGTTGAGAGTTTCACCGCGCGGTAGCCGAGCCCCGCGTAATGTTCGATCTTGCGGACGGTTTGGTCCATGGGCCAGAGCGACGGACCTCCCGAGGCATAAACCGGAATCGCATCGCGGACCTTGCCACCGAGAAGCTGATAAACGGGGACGCCGAGAGCCTTGCCCTTGAGGTCCCACAGCGCGAGCTCAAGGCCGGAGATGACGCTCCTGCCGGCGCCGGAGCGGGCCCACCAGACGGAGTCATTGAGCATCGCGCGTGTGACCGCGGTGAGGTCGAGCGGATCGCGGCCGAGCAGCACCGGCCGGAAATAGTCGACCAAGGCAGGGACCGCATCCGGAGCGAAGTAGCCCCAGGTGGCTTCGCCGAGGCCGTCGAGCCCGGTGTCGGTCTCGATCCGGAAGATCGCGGTGGAATGGAGCGCGTTCGGGAAAAACGGATCGTCGGTCCAGCGCGTTGTGAGCAGGTGCGTGGTGACCTTGGTGATTTTCACGGTAGGATGAAATCGAACGCGTTCATTGCAGCGGCCACGCGATGACGGCCGGGGTGCGCGTCGAGATGCGCACCTCCCCACCAACGACGACCACATGGTTTCGCCAGACGGCAACCGGGGCTCCGATGGGCGGCACGGGGCCGGGATCGCCGGAGGCGTCGCGATCGGCGGCGCCGACGTTCGGCAGCACCGGTCCCGCTGTCCATGTCCGGGTGGCAGGATGGTACCGGAGCGTGGCGGGGCTGAAGCCCGGGTGCTCGCGCTGCGCGCCTGCCCAGACATTCGCGTAGCCGCCGATCAGCCAAAGGCTGCCGTCGGGAAGAACGGGACAGGGCGTGTTGATGCCCACGCGCGGTTCGGGAATGTCGGGAAGCTGTTCCCAGGGGCCGCCGGATTGTGCGAGTCGGTACGCCGCGGTCGACGGCTTCGGTTTCCCCGCATCGAAGGCCATGCCTCCAAAGACATACACAGCCCCGCCCTCCGAACCCGCGGCCGGCACGAGCAGTCCGGGTCCGGGAAGGTCGGCCTCACGGGTCCATCCTGTGTCGGGTGTTGCAAGATCGAGCGACCAGACCTCGCGGCTCGGCGCAGTGGATGACGGATCGGGCACGCCGGCGACGACATAGAAGCGTCCATCCGCAATCGCACCGGCTGCGTAACCAACCGGCTTGGGCAGGTCGGGCAGGCGGCGGAAGGCGTAGTCGCCGCCCGAGGGATGCAGCGCGTAGGCGGCGGTGCGGCAGCCCTTGGGATCGGTGCCTCCGGCAAGGTAGATCGCGTCGGACGTCGCGGCGGCAGCGAAATGGCCGCAAGGCTCGGGCAGGCGCGCCCTGGCCGTGCGCCATTTGCCATCCAGTGCGTCGAGG
Proteins encoded in this region:
- a CDS encoding mandelate racemase/muconate lactonizing enzyme family protein — its product is MKITKVTTHLLTTRWTDDPFFPNALHSTAIFRIETDTGLDGLGEATWGYFAPDAVPALVDYFRPVLLGRDPLDLTAVTRAMLNDSVWWARSGAGRSVISGLELALWDLKGKALGVPVYQLLGGKVRDAIPVYASGGPSLWPMDQTVRKIEHYAGLGYRAVKLSTGFYEWPASSQPGHQTRMKPVPFQHAQKLDRLTELFTRLRREFGADIDLAIDGHQGGVPNPIPVSEAVAIAEALAPYRLRFYEEPLAYTNIDGYVELRNRSQIPIAGGESLCGLDQFHDLIARGCVHVIQPDIGFVGGLQETVRVVHHAEASNLSTAIHTGASMGPSLAASWHLAAASHSVDWLEHVQAASTIQRAIMMDPFGVNEGRVGLPTSPGLGVSLTTETLERFRFVPSSGERT